A genome region from Tolypothrix sp. PCC 7712 includes the following:
- the rpmA gene encoding 50S ribosomal protein L27 yields the protein MAHKKGTGSTRNGRDSNAQRLGVKRYGGQVVRAGNILVRQRGTKFHPGNNVGIGSDDTLFALIDGVVTFERKGKTRKKVSVYAPAAAAEATAS from the coding sequence ATGGCTCATAAGAAAGGAACAGGTAGTACACGCAACGGTCGTGACTCTAATGCTCAACGTCTAGGTGTAAAACGCTACGGTGGTCAAGTTGTTCGTGCAGGCAACATTCTCGTGCGCCAGCGCGGTACCAAATTCCACCCTGGTAACAATGTTGGCATTGGTAGTGATGACACTTTGTTTGCTTTAATTGATGGCGTTGTTACCTTTGAAAGAAAAGGTAAAACTCGTAAAAAAGTTAGTGTTTATGCACCTGCTGCGGCTGCTGAAGCAACCGCTAGCTAG